One genomic window of bacterium includes the following:
- a CDS encoding sulfurtransferase, whose protein sequence is MKSHSPRFLETVNDAKKRVRQTTVEDVKQKMDRSEKFYLVDVREDNEWNQDHLPGAIHLGKGIIERDIETKIPDSTAEIVLYCGGGFRSALAADALQKMGYTNVISMDGGYSGWRNAGYGLAKG, encoded by the coding sequence ATGAAAAGTCATTCACCCAGATTTCTTGAAACTGTCAATGACGCAAAGAAGCGTGTCCGTCAAACGACGGTAGAAGACGTGAAACAGAAAATGGATCGTAGCGAAAAATTTTATCTAGTCGATGTGCGTGAAGATAACGAATGGAATCAGGATCATTTGCCTGGCGCGATTCATTTGGGAAAGGGAATCATCGAAAGAGATATAGAAACAAAAATACCCGATTCTACTGCTGAGATTGTTCTGTATTGCGGCGGCGGTTTTCGTTCTGCGCTGGCAGCCGACGCCCTGCAAAAAATGGGCTACACAAATGTGATATCGATGGATGGTGGTTACAGCGGCTGGCGCAACGCGGGCTATGGCTTAGCAAAAGGATGA
- a CDS encoding MBL fold metallo-hydrolase has product MIQHHVYEEVHYWQVARAYAGKYLYATGFFYLDSALIDCGPINMARPLDKLFSGLNATKIIVTHHHEDHTGNLHGLLQRRGIQCFAHARSESLLRQTCIEIPFWRRLIWGRPEPASITPIAQQAEMSRYNFEVILTPGHSEDHICLFAREKGWLFTGDLYLASYLRYLRDDENIYEIMNSLRKLIDLHPSVVFCNHRGFIAEGEKQLAKKLSFLEELRDQILRANEEGVPVEDFLSKKFRHDHFFRWVSHGEFSTINLIQAFLKQKPNVSI; this is encoded by the coding sequence ATGATTCAGCATCACGTTTACGAGGAAGTTCATTACTGGCAGGTGGCCCGTGCCTATGCAGGGAAGTACCTTTATGCCACCGGATTTTTTTACCTGGATTCCGCCTTGATTGACTGCGGACCCATCAACATGGCGCGGCCTCTGGACAAGCTGTTTTCCGGATTGAACGCGACAAAAATCATAGTGACGCATCATCATGAGGATCACACCGGCAATCTTCACGGGCTTTTGCAGAGAAGAGGGATACAGTGTTTTGCCCACGCGCGATCTGAATCCCTTTTGCGGCAGACCTGCATAGAGATCCCGTTTTGGAGGAGGTTGATCTGGGGACGTCCGGAGCCTGCATCCATAACTCCGATTGCTCAACAGGCCGAAATGTCGCGTTACAATTTTGAAGTTATCCTCACACCAGGCCATTCCGAGGATCACATCTGCTTGTTCGCGCGAGAAAAGGGTTGGTTGTTTACCGGCGATCTCTATCTCGCCAGCTATCTTCGGTATCTGCGTGATGACGAAAACATATACGAAATCATGAACTCGCTGCGAAAATTAATTGATCTGCATCCTTCCGTTGTTTTCTGCAATCACCGGGGCTTCATTGCAGAGGGAGAAAAACAACTCGCGAAAAAGCTCTCCTTTCTGGAGGAGCTTCGCGATCAAATCCTGCGCGCGAACGAGGAGGGTGTTCCTGTGGAAGATTTCTTAAGCAAAAAGTTCCGCCACGATCACTTCTTTCGCTGGGTCAGTCACGGTGAATTCAGCACAATCAATCTGATTCAAGCATTCCTGAAACAGAAGCCGAATGTGTCAATCTAG
- the ligD gene encoding non-homologous end-joining DNA ligase, producing MLSKSTEILPGGKDFIFEIKLDGQRTIAEIGKKNLVLYTRNFQNVTDKYPELEVLKSCIRKKSIILDGEIVALRNGLPSFELLQQRMNLRDMRAVRRAVEEIPVVYYAFDILDLDGKSLLKIPLQERKKLLHAAIKPCDAVKVLPFFESRDFVLQQASAFGYEGVVAKKSNSFYYPGQRTELWQKLKFQLTDSFVIGGWVEGGRSYHFGSILIGKYDGKNLVHCGRAGTGFDEAGVKMLMAQFQKLASSKNPFIHVPSTRERIHWLKPKLVAEVKFKEWTKAHIVRAPVFLSLRDDISPHQCKI from the coding sequence ATGCTGTCCAAATCGACGGAAATTCTTCCGGGCGGCAAAGATTTCATTTTTGAAATAAAACTGGATGGCCAGAGGACCATCGCTGAAATCGGCAAGAAAAATTTGGTTCTGTACACGCGAAATTTTCAAAATGTAACGGACAAATATCCCGAGCTCGAAGTGCTTAAGAGCTGCATCAGGAAAAAATCAATAATCCTGGATGGAGAAATCGTTGCGCTCCGGAATGGCCTTCCCTCTTTCGAGTTGTTGCAGCAGCGCATGAATCTACGCGATATGAGAGCCGTTCGACGCGCTGTTGAAGAGATACCGGTTGTGTATTACGCGTTTGACATACTGGATTTGGATGGAAAATCACTTCTAAAAATTCCACTTCAGGAACGAAAAAAACTCCTTCATGCTGCGATAAAACCCTGTGACGCCGTGAAAGTTCTGCCTTTTTTTGAGTCGCGTGATTTTGTGTTGCAGCAAGCAAGCGCTTTTGGATACGAAGGTGTCGTTGCAAAGAAAAGCAACAGTTTTTACTATCCCGGACAGCGGACAGAGCTGTGGCAAAAACTAAAGTTCCAGCTTACCGATAGTTTTGTAATCGGAGGTTGGGTCGAGGGTGGACGCTCCTACCATTTTGGTTCGATCCTGATCGGAAAATATGATGGAAAGAACCTTGTCCACTGCGGGCGCGCCGGGACCGGTTTCGATGAAGCGGGAGTAAAAATGCTGATGGCACAATTTCAAAAGCTCGCCTCGTCTAAGAACCCATTTATTCACGTTCCTTCCACGCGGGAACGAATCCACTGGCTGAAACCGAAACTGGTAGCGGAAGTTAAGTTTAAAGAATGGACGAAAGCTCACATTGTCCGCGCCCCGGTTTTCCTTTCCCTCCGTGATGATATCTCGCCCCATCAGTGCAAAATCTAA
- a CDS encoding ATP-binding protein yields MNSGSQKSLRILHIEDNLADAELIDATLRSNGLQIETTRVEKESELIQVLQQQTFDVALADYSLPSLDGLTVLRIIQQLAPDLPFILVTGSLGEELAVDMLKQGAKDFVLKGSLGRLASAVRRAIDLKNAEAAKAGLEKELRQIQKLDAIGQLAGGVAHDFNNILMVISSYCEILQMKTDPQDSNYKIITEIRAASDKGAILTRQLLAFSRKQHLEPRIVNLNQVLTEMKGILRHLIREDIDLTMQLQENLRKVKVDPGEIERIIINLVANARDAMPKGGKLLIETQDVDIQENHRQPVEPGSGLYASIRVSDTGIGMDQETLNHIFEPFFTTKEEGKGTGLGLSTVYGIIKQSGGHIEVTTELGKGTTFIVLFPAEP; encoded by the coding sequence ATGAACTCGGGTTCCCAGAAGTCTCTACGAATCCTTCACATCGAAGATAATCTCGCCGATGCTGAGCTTATTGATGCAACACTTCGGTCTAACGGCCTCCAAATTGAAACCACAAGAGTCGAGAAGGAATCCGAGCTAATTCAAGTCCTTCAGCAGCAAACCTTCGATGTAGCCCTTGCCGATTACAGTCTCCCTTCTCTCGATGGACTTACAGTGCTCCGAATTATTCAGCAACTGGCGCCTGACCTTCCATTCATTCTCGTAACCGGTTCGCTGGGAGAGGAATTGGCTGTGGACATGTTGAAACAGGGCGCCAAAGACTTTGTTTTAAAAGGAAGCCTGGGCCGACTTGCTTCTGCGGTCCGGAGAGCAATCGATCTGAAAAACGCCGAAGCCGCAAAAGCTGGGCTCGAAAAAGAGCTTCGGCAGATTCAGAAACTCGATGCGATAGGACAGCTTGCCGGTGGTGTGGCTCACGATTTCAACAACATCTTGATGGTGATTTCGAGCTATTGCGAAATATTGCAGATGAAAACTGATCCCCAGGACTCAAACTACAAAATCATCACTGAAATTCGAGCAGCCTCGGACAAAGGCGCCATTTTGACACGTCAATTGCTGGCTTTCAGCCGCAAACAACACCTTGAGCCTAGAATCGTAAATCTGAATCAGGTTCTAACTGAAATGAAGGGAATTCTTCGCCATCTAATTAGAGAAGACATCGACTTGACCATGCAGTTGCAGGAGAACTTGAGGAAAGTGAAAGTAGATCCTGGAGAGATTGAAAGGATTATCATCAATCTTGTTGCAAATGCGAGGGATGCCATGCCAAAAGGGGGGAAATTACTGATTGAGACGCAGGATGTGGATATCCAGGAAAACCACAGGCAACCGGTGGAACCGGGCTCAGGATTGTACGCATCCATAAGGGTTTCTGACACCGGTATCGGTATGGATCAGGAGACACTCAACCACATTTTTGAACCATTTTTCACAACGAAGGAAGAGGGTAAAGGAACAGGTTTGGGGCTCTCAACAGTCTACGGAATTATCAAGCAGAGCGGCGGACACATTGAGGTAACTACTGAACTCGGGAAGGGAACAACATTCATTGTCTTGTTTCCCGCGGAACCTTAA
- a CDS encoding amino acid permease, with product MEEKEPQLVRGLGAWDAGLLTIGSVLGTGIFITTGDIARVLPHPGLILFVWVLGGVFTLAGALTYAELGGMFPRAGGQYQYLKEAYGIFWGFLFGWGAFWVIMTGGIAALAVGFGQYFGAFIPFFSTDNVLFSLPLGFTTWNLNGGQLAGAIAILFLTFINYLGLKEGAGVQNIVTLIKIASILGLAFLGLLVEAKVKPALTSGVPGGSLIGAIGVALIAVLWSYDGWYGATNVAGEMRRPERDLPLGLIGGTIAVTILYTLMNFVYVRALSVEEMAATGRVGETAASALFGPIGGRIITAAVLISAFGCISSTILYAARIYFPMAQDGVFFPALARIHPRYRTPSTSIIAQGIWACLLTFSGTYEQLYTFVVFVVIVFHLATGIAVFVLRRKRPDAHRPYRTWGYPVVPVIFILSSFLLVANTLLEKPVQSLIGVFILALGIPAYYWWKKTSQKTT from the coding sequence ATGGAAGAAAAGGAGCCACAACTTGTTCGAGGGCTGGGAGCATGGGACGCGGGACTACTCACCATCGGTTCGGTGCTTGGCACCGGCATCTTCATCACCACGGGTGACATTGCGCGTGTGCTGCCGCATCCGGGACTGATCCTGTTTGTCTGGGTCCTTGGCGGCGTGTTCACACTCGCCGGCGCTCTTACGTATGCTGAGCTTGGAGGAATGTTCCCCCGCGCAGGTGGACAGTATCAATATTTAAAGGAAGCATACGGCATATTCTGGGGATTCCTGTTCGGATGGGGCGCTTTCTGGGTAATCATGACCGGTGGAATCGCGGCACTGGCGGTAGGGTTTGGCCAATATTTCGGGGCTTTCATCCCATTCTTTTCCACGGACAATGTTTTGTTTTCCCTTCCTCTGGGATTTACGACCTGGAATCTAAACGGTGGACAGCTTGCTGGCGCGATTGCGATTTTATTTTTGACTTTCATCAACTATCTTGGATTGAAAGAAGGAGCTGGTGTTCAGAATATCGTTACTTTGATCAAGATCGCCTCAATCCTGGGTCTGGCATTTCTTGGATTGCTCGTGGAGGCGAAAGTCAAACCGGCATTGACCTCGGGAGTTCCCGGCGGAAGTCTTATAGGCGCAATTGGTGTCGCTTTGATCGCTGTGCTTTGGAGTTATGACGGCTGGTATGGGGCAACGAATGTCGCAGGCGAGATGCGGCGTCCCGAACGAGATCTACCTCTCGGTTTGATCGGCGGAACGATTGCTGTAACGATCCTCTACACGTTGATGAATTTTGTTTATGTGCGCGCACTTTCGGTTGAAGAAATGGCGGCAACAGGGCGCGTTGGTGAAACGGCAGCATCAGCTTTATTTGGACCGATTGGGGGTAGAATCATCACCGCGGCAGTGCTGATCTCCGCCTTTGGCTGCATCTCTTCAACCATTTTGTATGCCGCGCGCATTTATTTCCCGATGGCTCAGGACGGCGTCTTTTTTCCCGCCCTTGCGCGGATCCATCCTCGCTACCGAACGCCCTCAACCAGCATTATCGCTCAGGGAATCTGGGCGTGCCTGCTCACATTCTCCGGAACTTATGAGCAACTGTACACTTTTGTCGTTTTTGTTGTGATCGTTTTTCATCTTGCGACCGGCATCGCGGTCTTCGTTCTGCGGCGCAAGCGTCCCGATGCTCACAGACCTTATCGAACATGGGGATATCCCGTCGTTCCCGTGATTTTTATTCTTTCGTCCTTCCTGTTGGTCGCCAATACTTTACTGGAAAAACCGGTGCAATCGCTCATCGGAGTGTTCATTCTTGCGCTGGGAATCCCCGCGTATTACTGGTGGAAAAAAACTTCCCAAAAAACAACCTGA
- a CDS encoding BlaI/MecI/CopY family transcriptional regulator, whose amino-acid sequence MPRRPRKSNLLLTDVELTIFRPFWENGKQSLSASDVQLYLMNHGKNNAYTTVKTMIDRMVKRGIFTAKEAQGRFYYTPKVSREQVEKAWADHIRTLLYGGRRR is encoded by the coding sequence ATGCCAAGAAGACCTCGCAAATCAAATCTTTTGTTGACCGATGTTGAACTCACAATCTTCCGCCCCTTTTGGGAGAACGGCAAGCAAAGTCTTTCAGCGAGTGATGTGCAGTTATATCTGATGAATCATGGAAAAAACAACGCGTACACCACCGTGAAAACCATGATTGATCGTATGGTCAAACGCGGTATCTTTACAGCGAAAGAGGCCCAGGGCAGATTCTATTACACTCCAAAGGTTAGCCGCGAACAGGTAGAAAAAGCCTGGGCCGATCATATTCGAACTCTCCTTTACGGCGGAAGACGCCGCTAG